Within the Gammaproteobacteria bacterium genome, the region GCCGTATGGGAGCTTCGGCAATGGCGCGGCGATGCGGGTATCTCCGGCTGGCTTTCTTGCCAAATCCCTGGAAGAAGCCTGGGCCATGAGCGACCGGGTCACTCAGGTGACGCACAATCATCCGGAAGGGTTGAAGAGGGCGCGTGCGACGGTGACCGCGATCGTGCTGGCCCGGCAGGGAGCGAACGCAGAGGCCATCAGCAACGAGATTGCACAGCGATTCGGTTACGACATGGGTCGCTCGGTGGATGAAATCCGCCCCGGCTACCGGTTTGACGAAACCTGCCAGCGCACGGTACCGGAGGCGCTGATCTGCGCACTGGAAGCTGAGGGTTTCGAGGATGCGGTGCGCAATGCCGTCTCGCTGGGTGGTGATGCGGATACGCTGGCGGCGATCGCGGGCGCGGTGGCCGAGGCTCGGTTCGGCGTGCCCGAATCCATTGCCTCCAAGACCCAACGTCTGCTGCCAGCTGAAATACTCGACGTGCTGGATGAAATGTATGGAGGCTAAATCGATCCTCAGCCTTTGCAGCACTACCCGCCTCACCTGGGCCGTGAATGACCTAGAACAGTATCGCTCGACGGCATACGTTTATTTCATATATTTATTATTCTTATTATATATTGATGTTTCTTGTGCTATTATGATACCATGAAAAATGGTGAATATACCTTTTGGTATATATCTCAATGTGTTATAGCTATATTTTTTGGCTTATAGAATTTGCCTTCCAAACTTTTCTGTTGACACACAATGTTGCTATAGTTAAACTCTTGCCATCCGATACTGGATGGAATGATTAATTTATCCCACCCATTAGACCGAAAGAGAGATTTAATGGGATAAATACATGGCAGGATGCGACACAGCATCAGCACCGACCCGAAGACCCATTTCGGCCGGTGAAGAAAATGCCTGTATACACATGTGAATATGCGATGCAAAGCGCAGAAATGCATCGCAACTGGTTTGGTCATGGGTCGCCCCAACCAGAACAAAGTTTATCGACCCATTATGGGTCAATGATGGGTGGCGCGGGTTCCCTCGGAATTGCGCTCCACTGAAGTGACCACCATAGGTGAGCACTTGGGCCTGGGGCTGACAAAGTCGTCAGGCTTTTGACTGCAAGAAGACGCAGCAGCGCCGAATGCGCTGCTGCGATCGAAGAAGAGAAACGATGGACCTGCGCTGTCCAGTCGTTTCCCTGGATGGCCCATCGGACATCCGGTCATCAGCCAGCCTATTCGGCAATACCCCATTTTGGGTGCCGCCGGATCGGCCACCAACCGACACACTCGATGTCGGCTCGATATTACAAATGCTCGAAGCAATGTCCGAGCAATTTGTCTCTCTAGATGGCATTTGATTGCCATCCAGCAAGCGATCCTATGCCATATCAATGGCGTCGGTTCTAAGCATTTCTTATCCATCTGCTAATTTCGGAAATCGAAATTTTGGAGTTCAGTTAAATGAATGAGGAGAGATTGCTATTTGATAGTGTTATTTTTCAAGTTGCGCCCAGGCTAGTTATTGAAGACTGTGACATTGTTGCTATTCCATGTTCCAAAATTATTGGAGCAAATACATTCAATCTTACTAGCAGCAACAAGATGCGTTTCATTCAAGTGTTCCCCGCTCCCATCGCTATCAAGACCAGCGATGCTCGATATGAATTATTGCCACCTGCCGCCATATGGGAACCCAGGATAAACGGGACCTCTGCTAGCCATATCATTTGCACCCTTTTGCCTCAAACCTTAAAGCAGGAAATAATTATGATCATAAAGGATTTGATATTCACCATTTATAGCAATCATACATTCATTAAACGAAGGGAAATCTGGGATAAATGTAAATACAATAACCATACCAAAGAAGCTTTTGAGCGCGCATTTGGATACCCGCCAAACATGCAGGCGCTTCGAAAGATTCTTGGGCAGAACTTCTATGCCAAATCTCCCGAACGAACGATATCCACAAAAAACAGTAAATTAGATAAGGTAATTTCGAAGAATCACGAAAATTTTTATCTGGCCGAGCAGATCTGGGATCGATTTGCAAAGGATCGAGATATACCAAAATTCAGAGACTTGATATTAAATGCTCCTGACAGCCAACTTGCTCGAAGGGTTGAATGGCTTATCCATCAGTGCCTAGAAAACAACGACCTAGAGGCAACCTGGCAAAGGATTCAGAACAAATTGGCCAGCAAGGAAGGTGCATCCAATGAAAAATAATGAACCAATTCACCAGAAGTCGCGCATGAAATTGGGCTGATTTTTTTTCCCAAGTAACATCTCTGCAAGGAGAAAAAAGGCCATAGAAAAACTTTGCGCATTGATTCTTCCACCACCTAGATATGACGAGTTTGAAAGAGGTATCAGGTGGCTAACAGACATGTGTCAGAAGCATCCAAATAAACTGATGCAAGTGTTTGATTCCTTCCAGCAGCACGTGGAGCAAATCAGGGGGCTATGAATGTCAAATAATGCAACTAAAGCCATCCACCCAACCATCGTGGTTAGAAATGCAACAAACGTAGCCCAACAAATGCCAATCTCTGCTGGCGATCAGCAAGAGTTGGAGAAGCTTTGCTCATTTCTTCTCCCTCCTCCGGATGAGAAATGGATCCGTTGCGGTTTATACTGGATGGATCAGATGAATATTATTCAGGAGCTGATTCATTCGGAAAAAACACACTATCTAGAAAAACCAACCCGCCGAAGCATCTCCAAACCACATGGGCTGGGACGAGAATATCCGGTCTTTTATGCGGTGTGGAAATTCTCCACGGCCAATCACGCAAACGGAATCATGGTTGGGAAGCTATGCCTGATCTTCCTACGGAAGTGCCACGAAGTTCTCGGCCACAGCGACAAAATCACGCCCTCCACTTATTACTCTCATGTGCTCGCGCTCCGAGACACTTTGCTGTCGCTCGCTGATGGGGATGTATTATCTGGAAGCGACTCAACTATGGACAAGATTGTTAATTTCATCTTGAGGCAATTTCCGGAAATCGCCAATGAAGCCTGCGAGCAAGAAAAGATTGCCACTACAAAAGCTCGGGTTTGTCTCGCAATCTTGTCGGGCGAACTGAAAATTGGTGTCCCG harbors:
- a CDS encoding ADP-ribosylglycohydrolase family protein; the encoded protein is PYGSFGNGAAMRVSPAGFLAKSLEEAWAMSDRVTQVTHNHPEGLKRARATVTAIVLARQGANAEAISNEIAQRFGYDMGRSVDEIRPGYRFDETCQRTVPEALICALEAEGFEDAVRNAVSLGGDADTLAAIAGAVAEARFGVPESIASKTQRLLPAEILDVLDEMYGG